The window GCCCAGGAAAGAGTGGGCGCCGCACCGGGTCTTTGCGAATGAAACGGCTGAAGTCCGTTAGACACCCGGGCTTCAGTTAATTTTCGCCGCGTCTACCTTGCTGTACGGAAACAAATGCATTGCTTGGCTTAATTAGATAACATGGACGTCTTAATTTTGGTCGCGCGCTTAATATTTGAGAGTAGCATGGTATTTATAATACATGCTCTCTTAACTGTGTCTAATTCTATTCAATTAGAAATTCACTCCTAATAAAATccatatatcaaattaaatataaataatatctaatcccaattagattaggatttatacCTCAATTTTAACTAACACAAATCTAAACAAATTTAACATCAATTAATCAGGAATAAGCCATGAAACTCATTGAAAGCAAAGGTCAAGATGAGGTGATGCTAGGTAAGTTCCATAAAGCCATCTAGGTAACGTAGATGTGATTCTTACTGCCCTTGAAATTTTAAGGACCCTTGGATAGTTGAATATTGATAAATGTAGAGAAGTTGGGAATTGTGAAAGACTAGTTGTGCTGCAATCAAAGCTATATTCAATGTTGTAAGCATATGTTATTGCTTGTAACCAATTGTAGCAAAACTCATGTTAAACAGAACTTATATCATATAATGCAAAGAAGCATCATGAGCAAGACCACAGGAAGTTGTCAACTTGATATTGGCTATCACAGATCAAAGAACTGAGGTCGAGTAATAAAGCTTTCGAGCAGATTTCCAAGTTGAGATGGCACCATTTGCCACCGAAAACATGCTCCGGAGAGGTTAAGAatatctcaaattttttaaagaaccGAAGAACTCCAGGATGCGAATCCTTGCTAAAATTTGGTCAAACTTGAGATATAAGTGCCTCAAATGATTTAGAGTAGCAAAGATGGACTTTCTTACCCACCAAATGCTGACGCGTCTTTTACCATAATAAAGGAAATCATATTGGTCATAGGAGTTTCGCCAGACGTTGAGCTTCAAAATGTGAACCGGATTGTATTACCGCAAAACGGACGCTTCCGTACAGCAGTTTGGCTTTTCCACGAGACTAAGCGGTTGCCGAGGATCGATTAGTTCTGCTTGAAAGCAAGCAGTGATTTTCTCTCGGTCTCAAAGCACCGCTTGCGGCAACTACTTGGATGCTATATGgagcaaaaagcaaaaaaaaattggaggcAGCCACATATATATTgtcctcatttttttttctctttactgTTTTAACAAACTGCGCAACTAATTAAGTTTGGAGAGCTATGAATTGTCATCAAACTTGGAGAATGCCTGAGTGATGGCTTGGTGTCTTGCTTGGGACTTACTGAAAACTTCTAGACTTTCAAAAGATATCTATCTTAATTTGTGGTTTAACTTTGAATGAAAATGGCTCTTTACTATTGCAAATGTTACTCAAGTTTAAATTGGACCTACTAATACGCATCATGAAGTAGATCTGTATTCATGGGGTGAGTATCCACAACAGTGGTGTAGACTTTTTAGGTTGCTTTGGTTTGcgttatagaaatttttttagattttagagTTGTATTATTCAGAGATTTTAATTTGCTATGAAATTGATTGTTTACTTTGATGCAGATTAGGATTGTTGAGCTTTCTAAGAATGTTATGATATtggtttatttaattttaatctctcaactttaaatttaaatccattctaaattttaattgttattttGCAACAAAAAAGTACTCTAATTGTTTcaagtttaaaaatttgaatttcgagttttattgtatttggttaacaatttttttttttccacaccACAAGGAATGAAAAAATGTGAATCCATTCAATTTTGATTGTTGCTATACTAAACTAATATATGAGAGATTCACTAATCTATGTTCAATTCCAGATGtatcctgatttttttttttcgatttggTTGTATTTTGAATCAGTCAGTATACCTAGACTTTTGTTTTGTACGTTCAATTTCCCTGCTTTCTAGAGCGAGCCACCCGATTATTGCAACCACTCTAGTTATCTACACGATGACTTTCTTAGCCTCTGGAGCTAGCCTGTTCACCGCCCACAAATGCTTTTTATAATAGTCAAGAAGTTTAGAACTATTATACATTATATACAaagaattattttctatttccaatttcattctattttgattttctttccaatttcgAGAGCTATTTTGAATTAGTCGTGCACATAGAATTTTGTTTTCGTATGTGTGATGCCCTACTTCCCAAGATAGAACTATTCTAATTCTAGCACGCTTAATACTCTTAATCTCTTGATATAGCTGGATTAAGAGACTTATTACTACTATATCTTACATATAGGACTGTTCCAAATCTTGGGGTGTCCCATTCTCCCTCCTTTAAGTCTTGATGTTCTTGTCAGACTCAAACACATTCACAAACACTAAGCTATCGCTAGCTAGGCTTAGCCGACGTTGTAGGGAGCAGCACTCCACCCACAACGGTCGTCACTAGGGAACCGTGCTTTGCTCACCGTATGACCATAACTCGGTCATGACTTATGTTACACTTCTAGCATGTCATTGGCCCTAATGCCAATTGTGATCCATCACTTTTCAGAAAAGTTGTTGATCTTAGAGCTACTCTAACCCTAACACATTCAATTCACTTAATCTTTTGGAACTAGCCAATACCCAAAATACTATAACTGGGTTAAGAAGTTTAGTActattataccttatatatcggactattccaaatcctgGGGTGTCACAGCAAAGTCGCAAAATTCACCAGATTGATTTACATGAAGAGAAAATTCCTAAAATTGCAGGTCTTCTCATAGAAAATGTACATTTCTATTTGTTTAGGCTATTCCTGAGTTTCCTTCTATTATCTGGATTTGGTGGGTAATATATGCCGTATTAATTGAAGTGATCAATTTGTTGGGTAACGTAGCATTTCCTTTTTCTACTGATTTTTCCTTCGACCTCGATCAACACCTCACATATTGACTTCGTGCCTGATAAGTCACTCTCATTTCATTTTAGTTACGAGgacattaatttaataattaacaaattttgcctcgatttttttttttattacgcAATACTTTTACCAATAGTAGCAATAATTCCAGCTTTTTCAgcgattaattaattagaaaaaattatatattatttgaactatttaataaaatttatggaGAAATCacgtaataattaattagtgcgGCCTATTTATATGGTCAATCTCCTGTACTCAATGtgtttaaagaaataaaaataaaaaatcctgCCTGGCTTGACACGGCCCATAATTTTGTCCGTGCCCGACCGACATGACCCACATAACATCTCTAAATGTAAGTCTTTCAACtatttagcatattttattctaggtcttaaactttttaaattcaatattggAATTGCAAACTTTCATAATTATCTGACTTCACAGTCGTAATTGTTGGAAACTggatggatcgtccgtcatacgctaccaacaaagatgcacgaaaaatagagaaaacacggaacgaacggtaaaagaaataaatgcaaaaagaagaaaccaagatttacgtagttcggcaattgcctacgtccacggggagagcgagagagatgtattccactatatgaaaaaatagaagtacaagcttacaccttatgtcttctccggatagaaaccaagaaccttatggtgaatcccacCTTTCTTGTTCCAATGAAAACTCCAAAAAAATACAGGAAAAAATTTTTCGTAAAAgcgagaagaccaaattagagaagtgtAGAAAACTCTGACCAAATTCTTTTATGtcgttgcttcgaagaatccgaaccgctcagACAATTGGTCGAGAACCGCCGCTTCGCTGCCAACGTCAATCCGTCGTTGCATGCGGAAGCGGTCCCTCCTCTACCGTCGTACGACCACCGGATGTTGTGAATTAATTAGCCCGAGCTTAACCCGCTCAAAGTCAaccaatattaattagagtccGTTTGAGAGGTATAAATCGAATATGGTTCTCATACATGCAATCCgaatattaattagattcagCCTTGTGTAGTAGATAAACTTATATCTTACACCAACATGAACCAACTTGAAGAATTAATATATTCCGTAGACTCGGTGCATGGACCAAACTAataaaaaagaaggcatattTTTGACAGTAATCTtacaaaataatagtttttttccTCTAAATATGAATAAGAAGTAAAGTGAACACTTTTCAAGAGTTTAGGGTTTCAATTAGCGATCAAGCATAAAAATTTTAGCAGCAAAATGGAACTAGCAAAAAGTTTAGGGACTAGTGTTGCAATTTACACATCCAAATTAAACACAGATAAAGTGATTCCGAAAAGAGCAATCGTTTCATCACTGCATGCTAGTACATTAACTTTGTAAATTGAAACATAATATTTAGTTTTTTCGAGCATCATAAAATGCAACTGCAAAAAACTACACTTCCCTAAATCTCCTTCTTAAGCTAATGAGTGCTAATGCAACAGCAACATAAAGCCTATCATATGTGCGGTCGATTGCGGAGAAATAAGAAATTCTCAATGATCTGCTTAACAAAAAAACACCACAGAAAATCCAAAATCCTATTATAAATCCTAACACCACACTAATGTCCGGCCCTAATCTTTCAAACCGGTCATGCGACCTTTTTCCAAAGACATGAATTGTTTCATTAGTGAAGCAACTCTGCGTAGTTGGTGGCCCACAAAGATATGGATTGCCCATATATATAGATGGATCATTAAGGGTCTGCAGTTGATATCCTGACGGAATTTTTCCTGATAGATTATTATACGACACATTTAAGTAGCTCAGATAATTCAGTGTAGCAAGACTTTGTGGAATAGTCCCAGAAAGGTTGTTCATTGCTACATCAAGGGACTCCAATGCATGCATCATACCGATTTGATCTGGAATATGTCCTGTCAAATGATTTATCGATAAGTTCAGATTCTGCAGTGCCTGTAAATCTCCGATCTCATCAGGGATCTCTCCATATAGATTATTGCAAGAAAGGTCAATGCTTTCAAAAAGATAAAGAAGTTTCGAATATTCTCGTGCCTCTCCTTTCACAACTAAATATACACTGCCGACACTGCCGGCTGAGACATTATAGTTACTGTATTCAAAAAATGGCATTATAGGAACTCCTTTTTCCCAACTTAATTCTCCAATAGATCGGGGTATAGATCCAGATAAGATGTTGTGAGAAAGATCTAAGGCTCGTAGATATCCGAGTTGCACAATTTCCGAAGGTATGCTACCCGAAAATGTGTTTGAGCACAAGCTGAGCACCATGAGAAACGGTAAGCTTTCTCCAATCCATTTAGGTATTGttccagaaaaattattatatccAAGGTTAAGATTAATTAACTGTGTACAATATTGCAAAGAAGAAGGAATTTTCCCTGACAAGCTATTATTGCTTAAATCCAATATCGCAAGAGCCCCTAGTTTGCCGAGCGAGGTAGGAATTTTTCCAGATAAAGCATTGTTCATCATATCAAGAACAAGAAGTTGATCTTGCAACATCCCTAGACACGAAGGAATTTCTCCTGATAGCTCGTTGCTTGATATATCAAGAACTTGAAGTGAAACTGACTCACATAAAGAGAGTGGCACATTGCCGCCGAAGCTATTATTTGAAAGAAGCAAATACTGTAAACTTAAGAATGTAGAGTTCGGCATCGATCCCGTAAAAAGATTGTTGGACAAATTCATGAAAGAAAGAGTTTGTGGGAGAGCTGGCAATGGGCCTTCAAGTTGGTTTGAGCCCAAATTTAAATACTGTAGCCTGACATGGTCCAGTGACCATGGTAATTTCCCTTTGATTTGGTTATTAGAGATATGTACATAAACCAAGGAGCTGGAAATATTCCAAAGCCAATTGGGAAGGGTATCAACAATTCCATTATTTGATAAGACAAGTGCTTCCAATTGTGTCTGTCCTTGAAGCCAAGTAGGAAATTTAGGTCCCAGATTGCAAGAAGACAAGTGAAGTGCTTTTAGCTGAAAAGGAGGAATCCAATCATGACTAATTTGCACGTTAAAGGAGTTATCTGTCAGGTCTAACCATTTTAGCCTTTGCAAGTGAGAAAGTTGGACTTCTGTTATAGTGCCCTCGAAGAAATTACTTTTGAGATATAATCTAGTTAAGTTAGTAAGCCTCCAAACCCCAAGTGGGATGGTCCCATTTAGTGAATTTCCATTGAGGTCTATTTCAGTTAGGCTAGTCATGTTCTCCAGCCAACCTGATAAATTACCCCTTAAGTTGTTATatggaaaattcaaaatttgtaaattttgttgCGTGCAGCTCGGCAATTTCTCTacccatttatttatttctccACTAAAACCAACTTCAGTCAAATCCAAAGTATTTAAGCCACAAAGTTTACTAAATGGTTTTGGTGATAGGCCTTCGAAATTGTTATATCCTAAAGAAAGAACAATTAAGGACTTCAGACAACTCAATTCATCAGGAATAAAGCCATGAAACTCATTGAGAGAAAGGTCAAGATGAGTGATGCTAGTAAGATTCCATAGCCATCTAGGCAAGGTAGAGTTGATGTTGTTGCCTGCAATTTTGAGGACTCCAAGAGTTGTAATGTTGAGATATGGTAGGGAAATGGGAATTGTGGGAAGACTAGTCATGCTCATATCAAGATATTTCAACAATGGCAGCATGTTTATTGCTTGTAACCAATATGTAGCAGAACTCATTTCAACAAAACTTATATCCAAATAACGCAAAGAAGATAGATGAGTGAACCACGCGAAGTTGTCTACTGCAATATCGTAAGCATCACAACCGATAGAACTTATGTCAAGATAATGAAGGTTTGAGAGATTTCCAAGTTGAGGAGGTACCATTCCACTGAAACAAGCCTGAGAGAGGTTAAGATACCGCAAATTTTTTAGAGAACCAAAGTACGTCGGGATGCGAATTCCATTGAAATTGTTCAAGCTGAGATCTAAGTGCTCCAAATGATTTAAGAGAAGCAAAGATGGACTAATCTTACCACCCAAAGCTGACGGTCTTTTACCATAATAAAGGTAATCAATATTGTCGTAGGAGTTTCGCAGGTTGAGCTTCAAAATGTGACCGGTTGTATTGCTGCAAACGACTCCCTTCCATGTACAGCAGTTTTGGCTTTTCCACGAGGCTAAGCGGTTGCGAGGGTCAATTAGATCTGCTTTGAAAGCTAGCAGTGCATTTCTCTCAATCTCGAAGCACCCACTTGCCGCAAATGCTTGGATTGCAATGGTGAAAAGCAGCAAATAAATTGGAGGAGCCATATATATTGTCTCacgttttctttttctgttttaaaGAGATGAGAGCTAACTAAGTTGGAATTAAAGGCTATGAATTGATCATCAAAACTGGAGAATATATAGTGATGGCCTTGGTGCTTGGGACTCACAAAAGCTTCGAGACTTTTCCAAAAGTATCTATCTAATTGGTTGGTTTACTTTGAATGAAAATGGACACTTTTTACTATTGCAAGAAGTTGTTAGTTGTTACCTGAATTAATATATATGGACCTACTAAATAAGCACCATGAAGTAGATCTGTATTCATGCATGGTGATTTATGTTATAAAAGTTTTTCAGGATTTCTAGAGTTGTATTATCTGAGCACTGTATTATTTATTGGATTTTTACGAACGTGAACCAAACGTATCCTAATAGCCTTTACACTACACTTTTCCAAGAACATCCACTTACCTGGTTTACTTTGAATTATTACTTAGAATTTTTCTATTCTATGAAATTGccaacttaattaatatatatggtCCTCTTAAATGGGCATCATAATGTAGAGTAATCTAGATGCAAACATAAGATTTTGGGCCTTCCTAAGAAAATGTAGTAGCAtactatccgctttgtttatttcttttaaaaataaacttagctgaaaatgtgaaatgAACTTTCGCTAAAGACGGTATGGTAATATATT is drawn from Ananas comosus cultivar F153 unplaced genomic scaffold, ASM154086v1, whole genome shotgun sequence and contains these coding sequences:
- the LOC109704676 gene encoding LRR receptor-like serine/threonine-protein kinase FLS2, which translates into the protein MAPPIYLLLFTIAIQAFAASGCFEIERNALLAFKADLIDPRNRLASWKSQNCCTWKGVVCSNTTGHILKLNLRNSYDNIDYLYYGKRPSALGGKISPSLLLLNHLEHLDLSLNNFNGIRIPTYFGSLKNLRYLNLSQACFSGMVPPQLGNLSNLHYLDISSIGCDAYDIAVDNFAWFTHLSSLRYLDISFVEMSSATYWLQAINMLPLLKYLDMSMTSLPTIPISLPYLNITTLGVLKIAGNNINSTLPRWLWNLTSITHLDLSLNEFHGFIPDELSCLKSLIVLSLGYNNFEGLSPKPFSKLCGLNTLDLTEVGFSGEINKWVEKLPSCTQQNLQILNFPYNNLRGNLSGWLENMTSLTEIDLNGNSLNGTIPLGVWRLTNLTRLYLKSNFFEGTITEVQLSHLQRLKWLDLTDNSFNVQISHDWIPPFQLKALHLSSCNLGPKFPTWLQGQTQLEALVLSNNGIVDTLPNWLWNISSSLVYVHISNNQIKGKLPWSLDHVRLQYLNLGSNQLEGPLPALPQTLSFMNLSNNLFTGSMPNSTFLSLQYLLLSNNSFGGNVPLSLCESVSLQVLDISSNELSGEIPSCLGMLQDQLLVLDMMNNALSGKIPTSLGKLGALAILDLSNNSLSGKIPSSLQYCTQLINLNLGYNNFSGTIPKWIGESLPFLMVLSLCSNTFSGSIPSEIVQLGYLRALDLSHNILSGSIPRSIGELSWEKGVPIMPFFEYSNYNVSAGSVGSVYLVVKGEAREYSKLLYLFESIDLSCNNLYGEIPDEIGDLQALQNLNLSINHLTGHIPDQIGMMHALESLDVAMNNLSGTIPQSLATLNYLSYLNVSYNNLSGKIPSGYQLQTLNDPSIYMGNPYLCGPPTTQSCFTNETIHVFGKRSHDRFERLGPDISVVLGFIIGFWIFCGVFLLSRSLRISYFSAIDRTYDRLYVAVALALISLRRRFREV